Part of the Scomber japonicus isolate fScoJap1 chromosome 6, fScoJap1.pri, whole genome shotgun sequence genome, CACtttctgtgtgcttgtgtcaatgtgtttgtgtgtgtgtgtgtgtgtgcgtgtgggtgtgCTTGTATTAATCCCATTTTGGGGCCACAAATCTGTTCAAAATAATGGGGACTCACCTGTCATCTGGGGGCAAAAAGGTTGGTCCCCTCAACCAATTATTGTAGGCTTAGGTTAAAGTGGTACTTCAAAATCTCCTCAAATTAGTATAGAAAGACTTAGCAGGAGTTACAATATGATTGTAGTTTTCCTTAAATGCGGTACACAGCAGCGTTCATTAGCCTAAATTTTGTCAGAAGTGATTCATTAGTATCAAAGCATCCAAAGAAACATTTCAAAGCACGGCTGCATCGTAATCCACTTCTCTATGTCACTAATTATATTACTTTCAGCTTAATGTTTTCAAGCTTTTGGAATTTCAAGAAGGGTGATAGCACCACATGTGTATTTTAGTGTGTTTCATCCACATTTTGGCACAACTGAACGTTGAGAATTTACTGAACATATGAACGCAAAGTGGAAAACAAAATTACGCCGCAGGAGTGGTTTGAGCAGTTTTTCCAGATGGTAACTATTAGATCAGTTCTGTTGTAAGGAAGAAAGAACTGTACAGATCTCTTACAAACCTTTTATGACTACTGGGGGTGAGGGTTTGGTAgtaaaaaaagtacatttggGTGACTATAGCTTTAACATAAggttttcctttccttctttaccaagtgtttgctcatgggggaatacTGAGTCAAGGCACGTACAACTGAACAACCACCTTAATTAATCATACTACTAACAGGGTGTTAatgagtctgtatctcctggtgggttaaactaaattaaagagtatgatGTATACCTGCTCGTGgaaaaagtgccctgagataacttttttaacttttttttgttattaccAATATATGTTAGAGATGTTAAGTGAAACAGCTGGTAATATCACTGCTTGTATATTGGTGGGGCCCTGCTGTCAAAGCGTTAAAAAGTTGTACATTCTTTAGTAACTTGAAGGGATGAAGGGGGGGGGATTCTCGGAAAGCTTAGTCACACATAGCAGTTTTATTTCCATTGGCAGTGTTTGACAAGTGCAGGTTCGTGTTTGAGTGTTGTGTGGCAAGGTGTGGAAAACCTACAGGAATTTAAAAATGAacccttctcctctctttctctttctctctttctgtctctcccctttcatctcctctttctctctctctcagtggtCATTTGGAGTCACCATGTGGGAGATCGCCACACGGGGCCAGACGCCGTACCCTGGAGTTGAAAACAGTGAGATTTATGATTACTTGAGACAGGGTAACCGTCTCAAACAGCCTCCGGACTGTCTGGACAGCATGTAAGTGTCTGCTCCTTCACTGCACATTCCTCACAAAATACACTCAGCTAATGATGAAGTACCTTGGAAATCTCTTCAGTCCTGATTtgaaataccttttttttcttaaaaacaaTCACAGCTAAAAGCTAAAAACAGTTCCAGTCTATCTGCTTTTTTAAGAGGCTGAGATGGAATTTTGAATAGTTTCCAAGTCTTGTAGATAAATGTACCTTTACTAAACCATAGATTTTTAAGGGACATTTTGAAAAGCAGGTTATCTCTTGATTTTCAGGTAATGCATTATTTTATAGGTACCAGAAAAATCCTGAAAGGAACATATTGGTGATAATTATAGGGAAAACTGAAAGTATGACATCCAAGTACctaatcatttatttgaatttgtatTTGATGATAAGATggttaaatagaaaataaaagaaatagaaTTTGTAACATGAAGATTTTTTGTTTACCTTACTTGACATTCTTAATAACCTGAaaaatttagatttatttaagccaatttcaaaatgtatttatcattgTGTTAAATTTGTGAGTCCTTTCCAGTAAATGTGAAGCTTTAACACAATATACTGCACATATCTGTTCATTTCTAATACATTTTTAGGAAACTACCTGTAAGGggctgttttactgtttttcacATGCTTTAACAGTGTGTACTCATTAATTATGTAATTAACATGTCATTGTTCTCTCTAGCTACGCCCTGATGTTCTCCTGCTGGCTGCTCAGCCCCAAGGATCGCCCATCCTTTGAGTCCTTGCGCTGCGAGCTGGAAAAGACCCTTGAGGATCTGCCAGACACCCAAGACCCAGATGAGATCTTGTACGTCAACATGGACGAGTCTTCCATGGAGCTTGGGGCTGTCGGCGGCCGTGACCCCATTGGTGGACCGACCCCTCTGTGCCTGAAAGGCCTGGACTCTGTGACCACAGTGGAGGTCCACCACCCGAACCGCTACGTCCTCTGCCCTCAACATGAAACCAATCGTGCCCTCTCTGACTCCATGGAGAGTCTAGACATGCCGGTGTCGTCCTCCACAGCCACGCTGCCTCTACAACCGTCCTGCCGCTCCACTCCCAACGCCACCCCAGCTCCAACCCCGACTGTAGAGCTGCTGGAGGACATGGAAACATCCAGGAAAATGCCCTGGCAATGATGCTTTTTCACTTTACAAAATGACAAGACTGGTCCCTGCCAGAGTGCGCCGTCCTTTTACCCCAGTCAGAGAACTAGATCCAGCCTGTTCCTACTGACTGTAAGAAACCTAATGTGCCCATGTACGTAATTTGCacaaatacactcacacacacacacctgaaggCATTCCAAGGAAGTGAAGGATTGGGGTTATTTCCTTTTTCAACCACACCCCCACTctcacacatttcacatttctaaGTGAGTGTAAAATTGAATGTGTGATTGCTGTACCAAGAGGAACACTGTTACTGGTGGGTTTACTGCACACAGACTGCAGCACAATCAAAGAAAGTAATTCCCAGTCGTTATAGCAATAACCTGCCGCATCTATTCCCACATGTTTGCAGTGACCTCCTCCTCAACATCattaagctaaaaaaaaagaagaaaaaaaagcaaccatCTTTGTGAAACCACCTCATTCACTGCCAAGACTGATATACAACTGAATAAACTCAGGAGCTTGAACTTTCCCTGTGAGGAAGTATATAAGCGCTGACATTGAGGACTCACCATCTGAGGAAACGGGAAACATCACCTATCATTGgtgagaaagacaggaagaagcaGTGGTGTCTCCTTCCCTGAACTAAGCATCTGGTCAAGACAACTGGCTGCTTTAAGACTACATTACAGGTCTATGAGGGACAGTATGGAGGTTTTTAGGCTAAAAACACCATCATTAACGGTTGTTGGACAAgatcaaagtcttttttttacttttatttgattaaaCTCTCACTTTTGATGGGTGTCATAACTTCAACGATGGTAAAATTTAGTTATgagcatttttatttgttttcaattGAATAaaattaagaatttaaaaaagagaaccaAAATTtagcaaagaaaatgaaaaaaatccacTGCAGGCTTCAGAGACTCTATGTAGCTGtagctttattttctttttgcttaTTTGTTTAAAATCTACAGTAGTATGTTTGAAAGCCTAATGTAGCTCTAACCATGCCCCTTGCATTTCCTCCAGGGGTCTTCTACAGTAGGTGTGCTTTACGCACTGTGAGCCATTTACAGTTCACACGGGGCACCCGCGCAAGTCCTGATACATCTTTTGTCATGACTGCTCAACAGTAACAGAGGTGCTGGTCCAATCAAGAGGGTACTAATAATAATCAGAGGAAGGTGGACAGACTGAGGGTCGGTACGGGCTCGATGGCGTTACCCAAAGCAAACGGCAGGATAAGCTCCTCGCCTTTGCTTTTGGCTCAAGCACAGtgttattacacattttgtaatttttgtatGCTGATTTTTGTATTTCTACAACTTTGCACTAATGTTTTTATATCaatgttatgtttgttttataatttgTGTATCTTTTATGCTTTTTAAGTGACTTTCTGTACATTCTGAGTCATTCTGTAGATGCCTCTCATGAAATCTGTTCACATGTAAAAATTGTGCGCATTCATAAAGGCAGACAACACGGTCTGTGACAGCATTACAGGGGCTTTTAAACTCCATTCAATGGATTGTTTTCCATAAATGAGCAAAGATTGTTAGACTGGGAAATATGACTAACCTCATCATCTTACATCATCCTGCCACTCTTTTATTCTGAGGTATTTTTGTTTCTTGAGGTTTAGCTGTGTAAATAGATGTCTGTTACCAGCAGAGTCaaaggaggagacagaaagCAGTTACTAAAAAAACCGAGTGCGAGTGAAGATCATCCAATACTCTGCTCAGATCACCATCTGCAACTTTGCATCATGCATGcacttatttatatatacagtttatatatatatttgctttAGTTCATAATTTTGTAATTGGAATGGACGTGACCATTTTCCAACACACATTTTGGGAGAACAAGATTTGTTTAAATGAGTTGCAGTGTTTACTCAGTTGTACACATCAAAGGTACTTATATATGAAACAGTATACAGTGATTTGTTATACCTGTAACATAACTGAAATGTTAAGATTAAGTGTACATTTCTCACAATATGTTTGGTACTGTATCTGCATTATTTGTGAACCACAGCAAATGGTGCAGGGGCTGAGGCACCGGTCTAATCTGGACTTCATTAATATTTCACCAATTTGAATGCAGGTACATCTACTGTAATTATACTGTGTTTTTGTacctttcttgtttttaaagatgtctttgaagaaaaagaaaaactttttatCCAAACAGGTATGAGGTGAAATTTCTTATTTGTGATTACACTCAGTTTTGATCTAAGAATTTCACAACTCTACCAAGTGCCTTCAGAGAGCCAGTATTTTTGCATTACAGTAGATTTGTGTATGTTGTAATTGTCCTGGTGTGTTGAATTGGGAGAGGACTGTATAACTGCCTTTATTTTTGTCACTGTCAtgatttttaaacagtttttatacAGTACCTACAGTATTTTGTAtaagaaataaatgtgttaatacAGTTATTTTCCTGAGCTTTGATGTgttctcacatttttattaagtCAGTTCACCAGGTATGAACAATACAGCTCAAAATGAGGCGATGTTATGTTTTATGAAGACTTATGATCACACAACAGGACAATTTCTGATATGATCAATAGTGGCTGACATATCATACATGAAATATCACTCAATGGCTTAAAAGCACATGAAATAGTTGAATAATGTACAGAATGAATACTTTGACGCATCAGTGAGTATGGTTTCAGAAGTGAATGTAGGAGATCTGTATGTCGCCTTCAATCTCCAGCATATCAATCTCATTAAAGGATCGCAAGCGGTGGAAGAAATCGAACATGTGCTGCCCGTTCACAAAGACCTTGAATCTCTGGTTCCCACAGCGAATTGACATctgagaaaataaggaaggaaaatcAAGACATCACTCAGCTGTAGTCAGTCAAAACAATGCCGAACACATCTGAATCACATTAATTATGAGAGGAAAATACGAAGAATGAATGACAGATACTACTTACATCAAAGTACTGTCCCTCCATGAAGGGGCACATGCCAAGCTCTCTTTCCTCCTGACCCCAGTTACCTCCAATACTGCTGTTTCTCACCACACACCCATCCCTCACTCTGGGGTTCATGTGGAAGGCAATGTCCCGAGATCGGCTGACCACAAAGTTGATGCACATGCTGCAATACAGGACTGCCTGTTAGCATATGCATACCTCCTTATACTGAtgaatgcatgcacacacacacaaacacacctgtctGCTCCATAGGGCACCATGcctctgatgatgatggtccTCTTAGGGTATATCCCTCCTGGAATCATGTTGGCGTAGGGGATTGGCTTCAATCACACAGCAAAGACAAAATATGACgttaaacatataaaaaaagacTCAATAGTAACACCTGTGACTTCTGTTTGTCAGGCTCAGCTCATCTTTAAACTATCTTTTATCACTGTCATCACTTAGCTAATTGCTAACAACAATCTTAAACATTTACCATGTTAACATAATTTCAGTGGTTAATACtaagtggaataaaaaaaaacctttccaagtttttatctttttcatttaGTTCTTGTTAGTCATTCTGCTACCTCccagtattttaaaaaagtacacatcttgtttttaatttaattctgaCACCAAAGAACAGTTAAAATGATGATTCATAATTTCTTAGTACACTGATTCTTAATTTACCAGAAGTGATAGTTTGTGATTATGTCTGTGCTGATGTATGTTCGATTAATTTAATATGTTGCAGTTACTCTATGTGACCATCTGAGGGCACTTTAATTAATACACTCAAGTCAACAGtcatgtcaagtcaagtcaatatATTGAAGGTAAGactacttttaaaatgtgtagaAACTcactaaaaaaatgaaaggccctctctagagtcagtgtttggtttgtccattctggacTACTATAGAAACATGGgggtgcaacatggtggcctcCATAGAAGAGGACCCattccctatgtagatataaagggccaattttaaggtaacaaaaatgcaacatttcTTATTTCCAGGTGATTTTACACTTATTGAAACATATTGAATTCCATTTCTaccaagtctgttctgctacATGCCACTAATTCTATTCTATAATGCACCTTCAAAGCCAAGACACTTCATAAAAAAGTGCATTATTACATAAGTAACATGATAATGAATATGATACAccaaaaaatattaacaaacaATGATAAGTCTACTTGCATGGCTACAATGACATTGACCACTTGAGGGCAGCCAGCACTCACAATTAAAAACAGGTCAGTTGTCATTTCACCTCAAGTCAAGGCAGACAAAATAGCATAGCTGCACTTCAGTATCTAAATAGTGTAGACACACTGTCTAAAAGAATAGTTATGTAATGCTAGAAACACACAATCGACCTTTCAAGTGTCAAGTGTCATAACAGGATGTACACTCTGTCTCCCATCAAAACACCTAAACCAGGTGACAACTGCGCACAGGGCCTCACAATAAGTGACTGTCCGTCATTTTCAATGAGTGTTATCTttccagagagagaaacacagtttACTTACAGGGTTGTAGACTGGCTGTGCACCCATACCCTACGATAAGATGAACAGATATAAGATTTAAGCATGAAAatatcacatatatatattggaGATGCTAACTTGAATGTGAATGTGCAAACATGCTATTTTCTCACCGGCAGGTTTGATCCTGGGAATCCTCCCTGACAAAAAGCAATTTGTACAAATTTGATGCTACGATCCACATACAGCCTGTTGATATACTCActtcatattaaacatacatATGCCATATTAACCAGTTTTGTTTAATATGAGGCatcatattttgaaaaaaaagaggcacCTCCCATTAAATTTTGTTACGCCTCCTGTGTTTTTTAGTCATGATTGTGATACAtgcattacaaataaatgagtGTGAACATGATCTGGACTCTGATAAAGATTAGAAATGAAAGTTTTTATTCATACCCCCATTCCACCCTCGGGACGCCATCCCTGTTAAAAGGTGGTGAACATGTTAAATACTGTTTAATGCTccaatttattttgtatttatggcCTGTCATGAACCATAAAGGCCTCTTTAGTATACTTACTCCCATTTCTCCTCCCATACCACCTCCGCCCATACCGCCTCCCATGCCACCTGGATATCCTCCCTGGACATTAGTTAGAAGggtttgtaaaaataaaatattcaaatatatatatatatatattttttttttttcagaactATTTAAAGGGAACAATACCAACATACCCCCATTCCACCACCTGGGTATCCTCCCTGTTTGAAAGCACAAACATGTTAAACACAGGTTTACACTTGAAAGATATTAGTATCTTCACATTAAGAAACTTACCGCCATGCCTCCTCCCATGcctcctcccattcctcctcccATGCCTCCTCCCATTCCTCCGCCCATGCCTCCTCCCATTCCTCCGCCCATGCATCCTCCCATTCCTCCGCCCATGCCTCCTTCCATTCCACCCTAAAAAGAGTAAAGTTTAAGTTAACAGGAGGGTAACCAAGATCCAGTCCTCCAGGATAACTATCCATACCTTGAGCAACCTGACAGAGAAGGAATCAGGTGCTCGTGATTTATTATTTAAGGctctaaaatgtaatttattttcctGATAAAGCATAAAGCTGAAATATCTCACCCCTATGATATTAATCGTCTGGATGGAAACGTCTCCTGCGATCTGCATTGCACACACCCTCTCCATCGGGATACGGTGTTGGAAGGTGTGGAAGTCATTCCCCTTGACTTTGATCTGCAGCAGAATAACGTGTTTAATGTAAAGCAGACACTTACAAAAATGTCCTCTGGTAAAATACTAGTTTCTGTGACGCTAGTGCCTCATGTTCCTGTAGTACTTGAGAGGTTATCTGGTATTTTGGGATGTTTGCCACAGTATTGTAGCTCAGGCTTCAAGGCATCCTGTGATTCTGTACCATAAATCCTGTGGTACTATATTAAAGGCCtacatactgtagtactgtaatATACATCCTGTGGTGATATACCATGCATTCTGTAGTAATATACCATATATTCTGTATTctgtataacattttaaagtgtcATGTGAAATGTTTGTAAGGGGAGTGTGTCATGATGTACACTGTCAACACTAGTCTAGTAATAAATAATTATGTGTAGTCTGTTTAAGTCATGTTCATGTTCAACTTTAAACAAAGACTTTAGTATTCTAATGTCTGGCAGGTCTGACCGTGTAGCCCTGTGGGGTGGCCATGATGACCATTTCAAAGGGTTCGCCCTTGCAGAAAGGCATATCACGAATCTTCTCCTCTGACTGCCATTCTCCATTCTCGAAAGTGTTGAAGACCACTTTGTCCCAGCCATCAAAGCGAGGGTTGAAGTGGAGGGCAACGTCGCTGGACTCAGACTCTCCACATAGCAGGTTGATGAAGAACCTGCCAAAAAGGAACAGCAGATAAACCAGACATACTTATATCACTGAAACCTGAAGTGACAAGTGATAAGTTAGTTTAGTGttagaaaacagaagaaatgcAAACAGTGCAGGTGGGGCCAAGAATTTATAAAAAACTCAGTATCTTGTAAAAGATCTCATGATACAGTCAGGTATGTGCAGTGTTTACTTTGTCTGCTAATAGCCTGTAAAAGCACTGCTGGCAATTCAAATATTGCTATTTTGAAAAGGGGAGGGACAATGTCTGCTTTGATATGCAACAATGAAAAGAAACCTGCACCACCCTGTGTGATATAACAcaatgtgtacacactgtgttttcAAATGGTGTCAAAAGGTTTATGGTTACATTTCCGGAAATGTCTCATACAATATGGGCTAAACGCACAAGATTTTAATAGTCAAACTTATGCTTTTTAAACTCACCTGGTAATATCATCAGGAATGGACCCCTGGATGTAGA contains:
- the LOC128359852 gene encoding galectin-6-like is translated as MTFVAPPGYQPIYSPQIPYRGPIYGGLRNGTSIYIQGSIPDDITRFFINLLCGESESSDVALHFNPRFDGWDKVVFNTFENGEWQSEEKIRDMPFCKGEPFEMVIMATPQGYTIKVKGNDFHTFQHRIPMERVCAMQIAGDVSIQTINIIGGGMEGGMGGGMGGCMGGGMGGGMGGGMGGGMGGGMGGGMGGGMAGGYPGGGMGGGYPGGMGGGMGGGGMGGEMGGGFPGSNLPGMGAQPVYNPPIPYANMIPGGIYPKRTIIIRGMVPYGADSMCINFVVSRSRDIAFHMNPRVRDGCVVRNSSIGGNWGQEERELGMCPFMEGQYFDMSIRCGNQRFKVFVNGQHMFDFFHRLRSFNEIDMLEIEGDIQISYIHF